Proteins from a genomic interval of Quercus robur chromosome 9, dhQueRobu3.1, whole genome shotgun sequence:
- the LOC126701128 gene encoding zinc finger BED domain-containing protein RICESLEEPER 2-like, which produces MSLNTYQFDQVRVRNKLARIVILQEYPLSMVDHIGFKEFVVDLQPIFKLVTRNTLKSDILKIYDNEREKALKMMDKNESRMAITIDMCTSSNKKRGFMVITAHFINHTWTLQSRVLRFVYISSPHTKDVLAKVLVDCFLEWNIDRKLSTITFDNCSTNNVMIRLLLNKLDTSSLMLGGFMLHMRCAAHILNLIIQDGLSIIGDGIERIHDSMIYWTGSSKRRQKFEENARQLRVQCTKELVLDCKTRWNSIYLMLSTALIYKDVFSHLAKREISYTCLPYDYDWELAKDICGRLEFFHSETEFFSGL; this is translated from the exons ATGAGTTTGAATACTTACCAATTTGATCAAGTTAGAGTGAGGAATAAGCTTGCTCGTATAGTCATCCTACAAGAATATCCCCTTTCAATGGTTGACCATATTGGGTTTAAAGAATTTGTGGTTGATCTTCAACCTATATTTAAACTTGTCACAAGAAATACTTTGAAGAGTGACATTCTTAAAATCTATGATAATGAGAGGGAGAAAGCTTTGAAGATGATGGACAAGAATGAAAGTAGGATGGCAATTACAATTGATATGTGTACTTCAAGTAACAAAAAGAGAGGGTTTATGGTCATTACCGCTCATTTTATTAATCATACTTGGACGTTGCAAAGCCGGGttttaag gtttgtttaTATTTCTTCTCCACACACGAAAGATGTCCTTGCTAAAGTCcttgttgattgttttttagAGTGGAACATTGATAGGAAGTTATCCACAATAACTTTTGATAATTGTAGTACTAATAATGTCATGATAAGACTTCTTTTGAATAAGCTTGATACTAGTTCTCTTATGTTGGGTGGGTTTATGTTGCATATGAGGTGTGCTgcacatattttgaatttgattattcAAGATGGGTTGTCTATTATCGGTGATGGTATTGAAAGGATTCATGATAGTATGATTTATTGGACTGGATCATCCAAAAGAAGGcagaaatttgaagaaaatgcaCGTCAATTGCGTGTTCAATGCACCAAAGAGTTAGTCTTAGATTGTAAAACTCGTTGGAATTCAATTTACTTAATGCTTTCTACTGCATTGATTTATAAAGATGTTTTCTCACATTTGGCTAAACGTGAAATATCTTATACTTGTTTACCATATGATTATGATTGGGAGTTAGCCAAAGATATTTGTGGGAGGTTGGAGTTCTTTCATAGTGAGACTGAGTTTTTCTCTGGTTTGTAA